TTGAGAAATTACCCTTGCCTGCAAACTCTTCTTGAAGAGTATCACATAGACTACTGTTGTGGAGGACACAGAACCCTTCAAGAAGTGGCGGAACAAGACTGCTTTGATCTTGAGCAGTTTTTAAAGGATGTAGAACAAAAGCTGAAAGAGGAAAACTGCACATAGCTTT
Above is a genomic segment from Hydrogenobacter hydrogenophilus containing:
- a CDS encoding DUF542 domain-containing protein, which translates into the protein MINKNMTVNELLRNYPCLQTLLEEYHIDYCCGGHRTLQEVAEQDCFDLEQFLKDVEQKLKEENCT